From one Butyricimonas faecihominis genomic stretch:
- a CDS encoding TonB-dependent receptor, whose protein sequence is MKKKPIYYTFRECIFGNDRFLKRFLSLLSLFVIGNIGVVMAQEVPKFTVDFKNASLIEVFDYFGKNSDYKFTYNSENVKNETKKITESFKNVTLEQILTKCLDGTRFSFEIVNKNVVITLRKQPDVKLIEISGRVVDENGNPIPGATVLIQGTSQGVATNMDGRYTINVRPTDALRVSFIGYKTAIVELKGKTKVNVRLNPEEQNLDEVQVVAFGTQKKESVVSAITTIRPMDLKSSSSDLTSSFAGKIAGIIGWQTGGAPGALTEEEMNTKFYIRGISSSNGASEPLILIDGVESSRLDLARMVPEDIESLSVLKDASATAMYGARGANGVILVTTKKGEAGSVYTSVRYEAVASMPTSDIDVVDPKTYMRMYNEAQTTRNPLASPAYSLTKIERTGDPRYPSWVYPANDWYKIMFKDMSVNHRVGVNVRGGSELMQYYASVNYTNDQGMLKTDRLNQFDVNIKNSTLTSRINLNVNLSSAIRMLANVSISVDKYHGPSYDVTQAYYLAFNASPVNFAPLYPGDEKYSWPHLRFGNDATGKAANPYAMLQKGYKERGRYSATTKVEYIHNLSSVLKGLELRGSVALSKTGYESSDYVTIPYYYYMNPEAGDYDFEKGTHKLTNVNTTRKPRRTLESDGSQAQSTTQWVYNVTLLHTAAWGGAEANKHQTSLTAVFQAQQGSYAPVSNLFSGLEQRNLSYSMRGSYGFLDRYFVEASFGYNGSERFTKNNRMGFFPAAGVAWIASKENFLQGIGNTLSFLKVRASWGKVGNDGIISTPRFVYMQELGKGQDMKDPEVGSNQSFARKMIKNYGDPDVKWEVSEQINLGLETRFFKDKLELNADFYQEIRHNVIELREVIPAHVGVEVSPLDNMGKTRSRGVDLSAKIQHAFSNDCWIILNGTLTYSKAIYKELEEAVDKPAYQRKTGYELSQQVGYIAEGLFRDQQEIDNSASQPSAEPGDIRYRDINHDGVIDVEDAVHIGFPETPRLVYGFSGFINYKNWEFNFSFQGSGNRGFFINAKAISPFVGDHAMLKEIYESHWSEDNMANRPFWPRLSTSSITETNPQEDWDSSVEERKSTYFMRECSFLRCTSLELAYNLPLAWRKKLRLQTVKVFARANNPFMFSNFKIWDVELGEDGFNYPIQKTYAVGVNISF, encoded by the coding sequence ATGAAGAAAAAACCGATTTATTACACTTTTAGAGAGTGTATTTTTGGAAACGACAGGTTTTTGAAACGATTCCTGAGTTTGTTGTCTTTGTTTGTCATAGGCAATATAGGTGTTGTTATGGCTCAAGAAGTCCCGAAATTTACCGTGGATTTTAAAAATGCCTCTTTAATAGAGGTGTTTGATTATTTTGGAAAGAACAGTGATTACAAGTTCACGTACAACAGCGAGAACGTGAAAAACGAAACGAAAAAGATTACCGAATCTTTTAAGAATGTGACGTTGGAACAGATTCTTACAAAATGTCTGGATGGTACACGCTTTAGTTTCGAGATCGTGAACAAGAACGTGGTGATTACGCTACGAAAACAGCCGGATGTGAAGTTGATCGAGATTTCCGGTCGGGTGGTTGACGAGAACGGGAATCCCATTCCCGGAGCGACGGTGTTGATTCAAGGTACATCTCAAGGTGTAGCCACTAACATGGATGGGCGTTACACGATTAATGTGAGACCGACAGATGCTTTACGGGTTTCTTTTATTGGTTACAAAACGGCTATTGTGGAATTGAAAGGGAAAACGAAGGTAAATGTACGTTTGAATCCCGAGGAACAGAACTTAGATGAAGTACAGGTTGTGGCATTCGGTACGCAAAAAAAGGAAAGTGTGGTTTCTGCCATTACCACGATTCGGCCGATGGACCTAAAATCCTCCAGTAGTGACTTGACCTCCTCTTTTGCCGGTAAAATTGCTGGTATCATTGGTTGGCAGACAGGAGGTGCTCCCGGGGCGTTGACTGAAGAGGAGATGAACACAAAGTTTTATATCCGGGGTATCAGTTCATCCAATGGTGCGTCTGAGCCGTTGATTCTGATTGACGGGGTGGAATCTTCCCGTTTGGACTTGGCTCGTATGGTACCGGAGGATATCGAGAGTCTTTCTGTATTGAAGGATGCGTCAGCTACGGCGATGTACGGGGCCAGAGGGGCGAACGGGGTGATTTTGGTGACTACGAAGAAAGGGGAGGCAGGGAGCGTATATACCTCCGTTCGTTACGAGGCGGTGGCTTCCATGCCAACGAGTGACATTGACGTGGTGGATCCAAAAACTTATATGCGGATGTACAATGAGGCGCAGACGACCCGTAATCCTTTGGCTAGTCCCGCTTACTCCTTGACCAAGATTGAGCGGACGGGTGACCCAAGATATCCTTCTTGGGTGTATCCTGCCAACGATTGGTACAAAATCATGTTCAAGGATATGTCCGTCAATCACCGCGTGGGCGTGAATGTCCGTGGTGGATCCGAGTTAATGCAATATTACGCTTCGGTCAATTACACCAACGACCAAGGTATGTTGAAAACCGACCGCTTGAACCAGTTCGATGTGAATATCAAGAACTCGACCTTGACCTCGCGCATTAATTTGAACGTGAACTTGAGCAGTGCCATCCGTATGCTGGCGAACGTATCGATCAGTGTCGATAAATACCACGGTCCGTCTTATGACGTGACACAAGCCTATTATTTGGCATTCAATGCATCACCGGTGAATTTTGCCCCGCTTTATCCGGGTGACGAAAAATATAGTTGGCCTCACCTGCGTTTCGGGAATGACGCCACGGGGAAAGCAGCAAATCCGTATGCCATGTTGCAGAAAGGATATAAGGAACGCGGACGGTATTCTGCCACGACAAAGGTGGAGTATATCCACAATCTTTCCTCTGTGTTGAAGGGGTTAGAACTTCGGGGAAGCGTGGCTCTTTCGAAGACAGGATACGAATCATCGGATTACGTGACAATCCCTTATTATTATTACATGAACCCGGAGGCAGGTGATTACGATTTTGAAAAAGGTACGCATAAGTTGACGAATGTGAATACTACTAGAAAACCTCGTCGAACGTTGGAGTCGGATGGATCGCAGGCGCAAAGTACCACGCAATGGGTGTATAATGTCACTTTATTACACACGGCAGCTTGGGGCGGTGCAGAAGCAAATAAACACCAGACTTCACTGACTGCCGTGTTCCAGGCACAACAAGGTAGTTATGCTCCCGTCAGCAATTTGTTCAGTGGGTTGGAACAGCGTAATTTGAGCTATTCCATGCGTGGTAGCTATGGGTTCTTGGATCGTTATTTCGTGGAGGCGAGTTTCGGGTACAACGGCTCCGAGCGGTTTACCAAGAACAACCGGATGGGTTTTTTCCCTGCAGCCGGAGTGGCATGGATTGCCAGCAAGGAAAATTTCCTTCAGGGGATTGGTAACACGCTTTCTTTCTTGAAGGTGCGAGCCTCTTGGGGTAAGGTCGGTAACGATGGGATTATATCGACTCCCCGTTTCGTGTATATGCAAGAACTAGGCAAAGGTCAGGATATGAAGGATCCGGAAGTAGGAAGTAATCAGTCTTTTGCGAGAAAGATGATAAAGAATTATGGCGATCCCGATGTAAAGTGGGAGGTGTCCGAGCAGATTAATTTGGGATTGGAAACCCGTTTCTTTAAAGATAAATTAGAACTCAATGCTGATTTCTATCAAGAAATTCGCCATAATGTTATTGAGTTGCGGGAGGTGATACCCGCTCATGTGGGGGTAGAGGTTTCCCCGTTGGATAATATGGGCAAAACCCGCTCGCGCGGTGTCGACCTGTCAGCGAAAATACAGCATGCCTTTAGTAATGATTGCTGGATTATCTTGAACGGTACGCTCACGTATAGTAAGGCTATTTATAAGGAATTGGAGGAAGCTGTTGACAAGCCGGCTTACCAAAGAAAGACGGGATACGAACTTTCACAACAAGTAGGATACATCGCTGAAGGATTGTTTCGCGATCAACAGGAAATTGATAACTCGGCTAGTCAACCCTCGGCTGAACCCGGTGATATTCGTTACCGCGATATTAACCATGATGGCGTAATTGACGTGGAGGATGCCGTGCATATCGGTTTCCCCGAAACGCCACGATTGGTGTATGGGTTTAGCGGTTTTATCAATTATAAAAATTGGGAGTTTAACTTCTCCTTCCAAGGTTCCGGTAACCGTGGGTTCTTTATCAACGCGAAGGCCATCTCCCCGTTTGTAGGCGATCATGCCATGCTGAAGGAAATCTACGAGAGTCACTGGAGTGAAGACAATATGGCAAACCGTCCTTTTTGGCCGCGGCTTTCCACGAGTAGCATCACTGAAACTAACCCGCAGGAGGATTGGGATAGCAGTGTGGAAGAACGAAAGTCCACCTACTTCATGCGCGAGTGTAGTTTCTTGCGGTGTACCTCACTGGAGTTGGCATATAACCTGCCGTTAGCATGGCGTAAGAAGTTACGCTTGCAAACGGTGAAGGTATTCGCCCGCGCCAATAATCCGTTCATGTTCTCCAATTTTAAGATTTGGGATGTGGAGTTGGGAGAGGATGGATTCAATTACCCGATACAGAAAACATACGCCGTGGGCGTGAACATCAGTTTCTAA
- a CDS encoding RagB/SusD family nutrient uptake outer membrane protein, translated as MKRIYTLLLLPFFLLTACDSWLDVVPEEDITTIDTDFETRDNAYEWFKSCYAPLNLSSTSVRDLVEYTATDEVVMCQYLKNAGYFVGDKIISGKQNVFQPYADRWINGMNPRSDFYAAINLCNIFIDKIDQVYNMEEKEKKEWKGEVIAVKAYYYFELVRHYGPIVLVPDFMDPNQDLASLKLPRSHVDSCFQMIVNLCDEAVRVGIPSSVEQQSTHWGYFNKEAVMALKARALCYQASDLFANNPVYADFKNKKGELLFPEAGDAVAQKEKWHRAALAADEAIEACRNAGKMLIDNSKATSVLQTHMLNIEKSVRAANFSSTEALLMIRRVDDSDSEWWYWALPRLISDPIGGIPGTQLAPSMKMVEMFYTENGLPLGEDRAYSGNIYGMTQEKDPKYSEVVALNEDIPVLHTKREPRFYASIGADRCYWRIGRSSSGNFKVEAQQGEEFGLRAKRITGTAPENLTGYWLKKGTCSEAELFNYSSTIAGFGENPMILIRMAELYLISAEAWNEYLDAPDEEHVYKSLNVVRKRAGIPDVEVSWAGARNRNNVKTKAGMREIIRQEWNIEYMFEGMRFWNLRRWKIAEKELNDKLFGWKVAASDQKAFYNNGNGPVVVESNREFVAPRDYFWPIKSEETLISGIVQNLGW; from the coding sequence ATGAAACGAATATATACTTTACTACTATTGCCGTTTTTCCTGCTAACAGCTTGCGACAGTTGGTTAGACGTGGTGCCGGAAGAGGATATTACGACTATCGACACGGATTTCGAGACGCGCGATAATGCCTACGAGTGGTTTAAAAGTTGCTATGCCCCTTTGAATCTCAGTAGTACATCGGTACGGGATTTAGTGGAATACACGGCTACCGACGAGGTGGTGATGTGCCAATACTTGAAAAATGCCGGGTATTTTGTTGGAGATAAGATTATTTCCGGTAAGCAAAATGTGTTTCAACCCTATGCCGATCGCTGGATTAACGGTATGAACCCCCGATCCGATTTTTATGCGGCGATTAATTTGTGTAACATTTTTATCGATAAAATCGACCAAGTGTACAACATGGAAGAGAAGGAGAAAAAAGAGTGGAAGGGAGAGGTGATTGCCGTGAAAGCCTACTATTATTTCGAGTTGGTGCGTCATTATGGTCCCATTGTTTTGGTGCCGGATTTTATGGATCCGAATCAGGATCTAGCCTCGCTGAAGTTACCTCGTAGCCATGTGGATAGTTGTTTCCAAATGATTGTAAACTTGTGTGATGAGGCGGTCCGGGTGGGCATCCCCTCTTCTGTCGAGCAACAATCAACTCATTGGGGATATTTCAATAAAGAGGCGGTGATGGCATTGAAGGCAAGGGCATTGTGTTATCAGGCATCCGACTTGTTTGCCAATAATCCGGTGTATGCCGATTTTAAGAACAAGAAAGGAGAATTGCTGTTTCCCGAGGCTGGGGATGCGGTAGCTCAAAAGGAAAAATGGCATCGTGCCGCTTTGGCTGCCGACGAGGCAATTGAGGCATGTCGTAATGCCGGAAAAATGTTGATAGACAATAGTAAGGCTACGTCAGTGTTACAGACCCATATGCTTAATATTGAAAAGTCCGTGCGGGCTGCGAATTTTAGTAGTACGGAGGCGTTGCTGATGATCAGAAGGGTAGATGACTCTGACAGTGAGTGGTGGTATTGGGCGTTACCCCGTTTGATTTCTGATCCCATAGGGGGCATTCCCGGAACTCAACTGGCCCCAAGTATGAAAATGGTCGAAATGTTCTACACGGAGAACGGTCTGCCGTTGGGTGAGGATCGTGCTTATAGCGGAAACATTTATGGCATGACCCAAGAGAAAGATCCGAAGTATTCAGAGGTGGTGGCGTTGAACGAGGATATTCCGGTGTTACATACCAAACGCGAACCTCGTTTCTATGCTAGTATTGGAGCCGATCGTTGCTATTGGCGGATTGGTCGATCTTCAAGCGGTAATTTTAAAGTGGAGGCCCAGCAAGGAGAGGAATTCGGGTTGAGAGCCAAACGTATCACGGGTACGGCGCCTGAGAACCTCACCGGCTATTGGTTGAAAAAAGGTACTTGCTCGGAGGCGGAATTGTTTAATTACAGCAGTACTATTGCCGGTTTTGGTGAAAATCCCATGATCTTAATTCGTATGGCGGAGCTTTACCTGATTTCCGCTGAGGCATGGAACGAGTACCTCGATGCTCCGGATGAGGAACACGTGTATAAATCACTCAACGTGGTGCGTAAACGTGCCGGAATACCGGATGTGGAAGTTTCGTGGGCAGGAGCGAGGAATCGTAATAACGTGAAAACTAAGGCCGGGATGCGCGAGATCATCCGTCAGGAGTGGAATATCGAGTACATGTTTGAGGGAATGCGTTTTTGGAATTTACGCCGTTGGAAAATTGCGGAAAAGGAATTGAATGATAAGCTTTTCGGTTGGAAAGTGGCGGCTAGTGATCAAAAAGCTTTTTATAACAATGGAAACGGTCCGGTCGTGGTGGAAAGTAATCGCGAGTTTGTCGCCCCGCGGGATTATTTTTGGCCTATCAAGAGTGAGGAAACTCTGATTTCGGGTATCGTGCAAAATCTAGGGTGGTAA
- a CDS encoding DUF4959 domain-containing protein, with the protein MKCKLLIAMFVASVFAACSDDDKIGFDLPVDVSQEAIRFTPAPGGAVMHYSLPEDKEVFGIRVRYNSVWGETVVKDGSYLNDSLLLDGFTEMQSAVSAQVSYFNRAMVETEPVEVTFATEKSATVALFDGIKVNSFWGGFSVMYDAPETVNGLIHVFYIGENPKTHEPDSILMASLAIVEGGDTINIPIKQRMDAVDVVVRTDDFKGRRVKQEVVKGVTVLLQDTLMRDKFDFRYTGQAVEDDTYKLGVEYLFDGDKKGKKAFLARQDNRKYEYYTFLTDGGTFDEKFIIDLKEEKVPAAINLYAFVCMGKDGHYYTSSDANLSKWWSKSGENYKTRLPSVVKVYGTNDASLLNADNEVVKSSAVLLASHAEDKDICALTAPLFVDEFDFMAAAIKEFKGTWVYRSDVYGNYASDEFGMMTTLLDLGEARFDEEEPVCLNLQFNYTGATYRYLIMIVEDTFAGFNFIKRNFNEGQYVTLNELEVCVKAESNQ; encoded by the coding sequence ATGAAATGTAAATTATTGATAGCGATGTTTGTGGCAAGCGTGTTTGCAGCCTGCTCGGACGATGACAAGATCGGGTTTGATCTGCCCGTGGATGTTTCGCAAGAGGCGATTCGTTTCACCCCGGCTCCCGGAGGTGCGGTGATGCACTATTCGCTGCCGGAGGATAAGGAGGTGTTTGGTATTCGGGTGCGTTATAATAGTGTGTGGGGAGAAACGGTTGTGAAGGATGGTAGTTATTTAAATGATTCGCTTTTGTTGGATGGTTTCACGGAAATGCAATCGGCTGTGTCTGCACAGGTTTCTTATTTCAACCGGGCGATGGTGGAAACGGAACCTGTGGAGGTAACCTTTGCCACGGAAAAGTCTGCAACAGTGGCGTTGTTTGATGGTATAAAGGTAAATTCGTTCTGGGGCGGTTTTAGTGTGATGTATGATGCACCCGAGACGGTGAACGGCTTGATCCACGTGTTTTATATCGGCGAGAATCCCAAGACGCACGAACCGGATTCGATATTGATGGCGAGTTTGGCGATTGTCGAGGGGGGAGATACAATCAATATTCCGATAAAACAACGGATGGATGCTGTTGATGTCGTGGTGCGAACAGATGATTTTAAAGGTAGGCGGGTGAAGCAGGAAGTGGTGAAAGGTGTGACTGTTCTCTTACAGGATACTTTGATGCGAGATAAGTTTGATTTCCGCTACACGGGTCAAGCGGTGGAAGACGATACCTATAAATTGGGAGTAGAATACCTTTTCGATGGAGACAAAAAGGGTAAAAAGGCATTCTTGGCACGTCAGGATAACCGGAAGTACGAGTATTACACCTTTTTGACCGATGGTGGAACTTTCGATGAAAAATTCATCATTGATTTGAAAGAGGAGAAAGTGCCGGCAGCAATTAATTTGTACGCTTTTGTTTGCATGGGGAAAGATGGTCATTATTATACTTCGTCGGATGCGAATTTGAGTAAATGGTGGTCTAAAAGTGGGGAAAATTACAAAACTCGTCTCCCGAGTGTGGTGAAAGTGTATGGTACGAACGATGCTTCGTTACTGAATGCAGATAATGAGGTCGTGAAGAGCTCTGCGGTTCTTTTAGCATCGCATGCGGAAGATAAAGATATATGTGCTCTGACTGCACCTTTATTTGTGGATGAGTTTGATTTTATGGCAGCGGCTATCAAAGAATTTAAGGGTACTTGGGTTTATAGATCGGATGTGTACGGTAATTATGCGAGTGATGAATTCGGGATGATGACCACGTTGTTGGATTTGGGAGAAGCGAGGTTTGATGAAGAAGAACCGGTTTGCTTGAATCTGCAATTCAATTACACGGGAGCAACCTACCGTTATTTGATCATGATTGTTGAAGATACGTTTGCCGGATTTAATTTTATTAAACGAAACTTTAATGAAGGGCAATACGTGACATTGAATGAATTGGAGGTATGTGTGAAAGCGGAGTCAAATCAATAA
- a CDS encoding DUF4998 domain-containing protein, whose translation MMKRKLLYGIGLLAVFFMMSCEDLEDTYDEWSGDGMVRYVGKAGDVEVAPGWERLRVTWKNGNDANVKYTKVTWQSDKESGLKEKYIPLQKDKASDTLWIENLDNALYTIRVSNLTADSTESFTREVYGLPYTSEHENLSVISRGIINFYPLGNRMAVTLDEKNDYLKEVMLHYIGTDGNKHEWDILENMSDTLEVDQWGTMIQLVGNMFLLPEEGVSWGINFNEPLTITRKGRVAECLDEIPFTEVTLEKGERVWSTHFTLWMNQLYGPDWESRVNTIEEIDLDYDLATFEDLFYLPALKQVNLGKNRYLCEALDMWGMKGVEKDYVSLTDEYKALMTLQYLKTTRGVETNVYNGMYFSGKLGDPNLGEMSYTKFLQQLGKIDADLLNHYAVADQTQPEIVPLAWEDWGLMCSDTTYSGNNNTGSMGWLLDDDSKKCFSPGKRFEIKTYELTFDMKTPQMVHGFKFVQAHPDAITEDYKKVLGYLLSAVKIEVSNDAVSWTNATYVDGYITVGNNAGEATYITIPEELRQEVRYIRLSMANNKVDEMDGVATYSLKLGDFIPYTEP comes from the coding sequence ATGATGAAAAGAAAATTATTATATGGAATCGGATTACTTGCGGTGTTCTTCATGATGAGCTGCGAGGATTTGGAGGATACCTACGACGAGTGGAGTGGTGATGGCATGGTGCGTTATGTGGGTAAGGCAGGGGACGTGGAAGTTGCGCCGGGTTGGGAACGCCTGCGCGTGACGTGGAAGAACGGTAATGATGCAAATGTCAAGTACACGAAAGTGACTTGGCAATCGGATAAGGAAAGCGGGCTGAAGGAAAAATATATTCCTTTGCAAAAGGACAAGGCATCAGACACATTGTGGATAGAGAATTTGGATAATGCACTTTACACAATACGAGTGAGTAATCTGACTGCGGACAGCACCGAGTCGTTTACGCGGGAGGTTTACGGATTACCTTACACGAGTGAGCATGAGAATTTGAGCGTGATTTCTCGCGGTATTATCAATTTTTATCCGTTAGGGAATCGAATGGCCGTGACGTTGGACGAGAAGAACGATTATTTGAAAGAAGTGATGTTGCATTACATCGGTACTGATGGGAATAAACACGAATGGGATATTCTTGAGAACATGAGTGACACATTGGAAGTTGATCAGTGGGGAACGATGATACAGTTGGTGGGAAATATGTTTTTGTTACCCGAGGAGGGCGTCAGTTGGGGAATTAACTTTAACGAACCATTGACAATTACCCGAAAGGGAAGGGTTGCGGAATGTTTGGATGAGATCCCTTTCACGGAGGTTACATTGGAGAAGGGCGAACGGGTGTGGTCCACTCATTTTACCTTGTGGATGAACCAACTCTATGGGCCGGATTGGGAGAGTCGGGTGAATACAATCGAGGAAATCGATTTGGATTATGATTTGGCGACGTTCGAAGACTTGTTTTATTTGCCGGCGTTGAAGCAGGTGAATCTCGGAAAGAACCGGTATTTGTGTGAAGCTTTGGATATGTGGGGGATGAAAGGGGTGGAAAAAGATTACGTGAGCCTCACGGACGAGTACAAGGCGTTGATGACCCTGCAATATTTGAAGACAACCCGGGGAGTGGAAACAAATGTGTATAATGGAATGTATTTTTCCGGTAAATTGGGGGATCCTAATTTAGGGGAAATGTCTTATACTAAATTTTTACAGCAGTTAGGAAAGATTGATGCTGATTTGTTAAATCATTACGCGGTTGCCGACCAAACACAACCGGAGATTGTCCCCTTGGCGTGGGAAGACTGGGGGTTGATGTGCTCCGATACCACGTATAGCGGGAACAATAATACCGGTAGCATGGGATGGTTACTTGATGATGACAGTAAGAAATGTTTCTCTCCGGGAAAGCGTTTTGAAATTAAAACGTACGAGTTGACGTTCGATATGAAGACTCCGCAAATGGTGCATGGTTTCAAGTTTGTACAAGCTCACCCCGATGCTATTACGGAAGATTACAAAAAAGTATTGGGTTACTTGCTTTCAGCCGTTAAGATCGAGGTGTCGAATGATGCCGTTTCGTGGACGAATGCGACGTATGTGGATGGCTATATCACCGTGGGCAATAATGCTGGTGAGGCAACTTATATCACGATCCCGGAGGAATTGAGGCAAGAGGTGCGGTACATACGTTTATCAATGGCGAATAACAAGGTGGACGAAATGGACGGAGTTGCGACGTACAGTCTTAAATTAGGGGATTTTATTCCTTATACCGAACCGTAA
- a CDS encoding TlpA disulfide reductase family protein, which translates to MRRIVFILCLLWGACVAAYAQDGFKITGTLGGNLGGKLVLVGNGAEGAVSLGETVMIDGDFEFTGKVDGMILAYILTEERQPVATLMLENLEYLLVAGENGIEVQGGGDSQKVLNEFEAVNRRIAREKMLVEQQMKAAYAQQNQMQLQALQQQFSKVMQEAGEKQAELLKTYKDSPVSAFIVASGMGQMDYVSLQTVFDELGEPARNSLFGQMIVQCLAAMKDVEIGAIAPNFKGSMVNNDTLSLYGVKAKLKLVDFWASWCAPCRQEMPNVCKVYKKYHDKGLEIIGVSLDSKILDWQQAMVVEKMKWLNIVDAQQQIATRYFVRGIPHTLLLDENNRIIAKNLRGKTLEKKIAELLGDK; encoded by the coding sequence ATGAGAAGAATAGTTTTTATTTTGTGCCTCCTGTGGGGGGCATGCGTGGCTGCGTATGCCCAAGACGGTTTTAAAATCACGGGCACGCTGGGAGGGAATCTTGGTGGCAAATTGGTGTTGGTGGGAAATGGAGCCGAGGGGGCTGTGTCTTTGGGTGAAACTGTCATGATCGATGGTGATTTTGAATTCACGGGAAAGGTGGATGGTATGATCTTGGCTTATATCTTGACCGAAGAGAGGCAACCGGTGGCAACCTTGATGTTGGAGAATTTGGAGTATTTGTTAGTGGCGGGTGAGAATGGTATCGAGGTGCAGGGTGGTGGCGATTCGCAGAAAGTATTGAACGAGTTTGAAGCCGTGAACCGGCGGATTGCCCGGGAGAAAATGCTCGTGGAACAGCAAATGAAAGCGGCTTACGCCCAGCAGAACCAGATGCAATTACAGGCCTTGCAGCAGCAATTTTCGAAAGTAATGCAGGAGGCGGGGGAGAAACAGGCGGAGTTGCTTAAAACCTACAAAGATTCTCCCGTGTCGGCATTTATCGTTGCCTCGGGAATGGGGCAGATGGATTATGTTTCCCTGCAAACCGTGTTCGACGAATTGGGCGAGCCTGCTAGGAATAGTCTGTTCGGGCAGATGATTGTACAATGTTTGGCAGCAATGAAGGACGTAGAAATTGGTGCCATCGCGCCGAATTTTAAAGGGAGCATGGTGAATAATGATACGCTATCCCTGTACGGGGTGAAAGCAAAATTGAAGTTGGTGGACTTTTGGGCCTCGTGGTGTGCTCCTTGTCGGCAAGAAATGCCGAACGTGTGCAAGGTGTACAAGAAGTATCATGACAAGGGATTGGAAATCATCGGTGTGTCGTTGGATTCCAAAATCCTAGATTGGCAGCAAGCCATGGTGGTGGAGAAAATGAAGTGGTTGAATATTGTGGACGCGCAGCAGCAAATCGCTACCCGCTACTTTGTCAGGGGTATTCCCCATACCTTGTTGCTCGACGAGAATAACCGCATTATCGCCAAAAATTTACGGGGCAAGACCTTGGAGAAGAAAATTGCCGAGTTACTAGGGGATAAATGA
- a CDS encoding TlpA disulfide reductase family protein: protein MMNKMMLLLLSGILFGGTCLAQGGYMVSGKVRGLAVARVHAVAADFGTADTLASAEVVNGSFMFRGVLPGDARAVILVFPGVDGRVPLLLENDVNYQISVTAQGAAIEGEGPAVQLLKEFERIGHDYAVEKNKVEAEYKALEGGGNPAKVESLQLRLDNAYKQSVLKTQELIKANADNYVSAYVIALNMSADDETTLRAKYELLGTSARATAPGKAIAAMLDRYGKLVEGEVAPNFTLMKPDGNTFTVHGLPAKWKVIHFWAAQQGSSRQDNSDLVKFYLQYRPKGLEIVSVALDESAAMWKQAIGLDGMIWTNGSDLKGMDSEIVRLYLVRDLPAYFLLDAENRIVARDLSFPELRAKMAELTKKKKKK from the coding sequence ATGATGAATAAGATGATGTTATTATTGTTATCCGGGATACTGTTTGGTGGTACTTGTCTAGCACAGGGCGGCTATATGGTATCCGGGAAAGTACGGGGACTGGCGGTTGCGAGAGTACACGCAGTGGCGGCTGATTTCGGGACGGCGGACACGCTGGCATCGGCTGAGGTTGTGAATGGTAGCTTTATGTTCAGAGGTGTATTGCCGGGGGATGCTCGTGCCGTGATCTTGGTTTTTCCAGGGGTGGACGGTCGGGTCCCGTTGTTGTTAGAGAACGACGTGAATTACCAGATTTCTGTCACGGCTCAAGGGGCGGCTATCGAGGGAGAAGGACCTGCGGTACAACTATTGAAAGAGTTTGAACGTATCGGCCATGATTATGCTGTGGAGAAGAATAAAGTAGAGGCCGAGTACAAGGCCTTGGAAGGCGGGGGCAATCCAGCGAAAGTGGAAAGTCTGCAACTCCGTCTTGATAATGCTTACAAGCAATCGGTGCTTAAAACACAGGAATTGATCAAGGCTAATGCTGACAATTATGTCTCGGCTTACGTTATCGCCTTGAATATGTCAGCTGACGACGAGACTACACTTCGTGCTAAATATGAATTATTGGGAACGTCGGCTCGTGCCACAGCTCCCGGCAAAGCTATTGCGGCTATGCTGGATCGGTATGGTAAATTGGTCGAGGGTGAAGTTGCACCTAATTTTACCTTGATGAAACCTGATGGTAATACGTTTACCGTACACGGTTTGCCCGCTAAATGGAAGGTTATACATTTTTGGGCTGCACAACAAGGTAGTTCCCGGCAGGATAATTCTGATTTGGTTAAGTTTTACCTGCAATATCGCCCGAAAGGTCTTGAAATTGTCAGTGTGGCACTGGATGAAAGTGCTGCCATGTGGAAACAGGCTATCGGACTTGACGGGATGATTTGGACTAATGGTTCCGACCTTAAAGGAATGGATTCTGAGATTGTCCGTCTCTATCTGGTACGAGATCTCCCGGCTTATTTCCTGCTGGATGCCGAGAATCGTATCGTTGCCCGTGATCTCTCGTTTCCAGAACTTCGTGCTAAAATGGCAGAATTGACGAAGAAGAAAAAGAAGAAATAA